The following DNA comes from Eretmochelys imbricata isolate rEreImb1 chromosome 2, rEreImb1.hap1, whole genome shotgun sequence.
gatgcagggtggatttgatttaaatcaggatttaaatcactagtcaggaagacttgatttaatcatggttttctacataagtgcattcttgttggttattataatcttaatacatattcttcacaactcaaaAATAGATGTAGGTTTCttttttagaaggtacacgctttacatttttaaacagtgatttattttgaaaacttttcagattagttttacagctaaatcagaaaatgaatgattgtttggttatttcatttaccaaaagtaattgaagcagatatttatgaagtcattgggagatgaactatttccaattcaacaggttaatcattaatatttggaggattttcttgccatgctgtattaggaggagaacatcaccagacagacatttaaattgttttatttaactaaaacgttaaatattctggatttttttcttcaacagcaaacatataatattttaacaaaacaagcatatgtccctcacttctcacatttttcttcagacttcttcttgtccagatctattctgcccccacaatcttctattcactgaactttttgaaactttgcacttttagagagaggtaagagattaactctgtgtatacaaatttgcagagggacaatagggttgaggtctgttatttctcacctctatatattatttacttgcttgttaacagcaaataCGTTTTAAAGTATGTTACTTCTGgaaacacaaatccacagtttgagaactgcaaaactaagcatctctgatggtatcttcttgCATGCTGCAAATGTGTACCTCACATAGGATGGCCACTTGAGCTAGTCTGACTTCTGGAGGTAGTCTTATATCACTGGTACATGGTGCAAAGGCTTCCTTTATTTAGAaagaatgttatttttttaaaaaattgaacgaTCTTTGGAGAAACTAGTTTAAATTGCAGGAAAAGATTGTTTGCAAATTTGAACTAGTGTGGTAAATTTAAGAGACTTTAAAACCCAAGCCTCCACTGTGTTCTCCCATCCCTGTTCTAAATAATGTTTATCTTCATCATATTTATATGAGGTAATATTTACTTTCTTCAGTTTAGCTTTAGCAAGGGTTGAAGgtaatccatttttttttttttttcttcttgcatGCTGCAGTATACAATGGAAGACTTGCTAGATCGGATTCAAGCGAGTGAGGAGGAAATACTGCATCAATTGCAGGTTATAAATGCCTGTAAAATTGAAGGTATTTGTCCCTATAGGTAGGATATGTATTATTTTGTAGCATAACACATGGGGTCAACTTAGTGAGGAATGCAAGAAAGTGGTGGTCTCTGCAGGGCTTTGTATAGCTTTCTCCCGAAATGTCAATAGTATCTTCCAATGTTTTATGTAGGAGTCAAAGGAGTTAATTGCTTTATTTGACTCCAAGCAGTCACAACATGAAAGGCAGGCAGATAGACATAGGCATGCATAGTGGGTTGAGAATACCTGCCACTATTGTTAGTAGTTCTCAAATGCTTGCATAACATGCatcacaaaatattaaaaattcttatTGACTACATCCCTATTCAATAGTATAACATCCCTGTAACAACTGTGCAGTAGTTGATTTACATAGAAAAGTAACAAGGTATTTTGATCTCTCCTTGAAAAATTTAATCACACTGGTCTCTGCTCCATTCTACTATTctgttcctttcctttttctcctcttgTTAAATGTTGTTTAAATAATCTTTTAAGAGCTTGGTGTTCTGTTTGTGCCTTGAAAGGGAGCTGAGACTCAAGTGTGAGAATCCTGaaagatattttcagagaagcagaattacGAAGTATTATTACATATTTCTTCTGTTTGGCAGGATATTGGAGGGTTCTAGAATTTGATTATGAGATGAAACTTCTGAATCATGTGACTCAGTTAATAGATTCTGAATCTTGGTCTTTTAGCAAGGTTCCTTTAAGTATCTGTCTTCAAGAACTTGGATCCCTGGAACCCAAGTAAGtatctttttgtttctttgtgcttAAAGCACTAGAAAACAAATTACTGTTACTCATATTAATCATCATTAGTATTTGCACTTACCATAGAGGAGTCGTATAATAACTATATTCAACTAACAGTGCTCAAGATTAGAAGTTCTTTGACTCCGTAAAACATAAATCCATTTCACCTTCAAGGTACAATCCTGCTCTGAGGTCAGCGTGGAGCTGCACTGCTCCATGGAGAGCTCTGGCTCATAGTTAGGAACACATTCATTGCTACAACCTACTTGGGGCGGGAAGAGATGCACTTACCCCCTGCCCACTCTAAATGCTTCTGGCCACCTTTGTTGTCTGGTATGTAGGTGGGACAGAGCTATGGCCTGTCTCCTCATATGTTTTGCAGAAATCTTTTGTCCCATAGGGGAGCAGTCCTTTTATATAGGGAGTATGTGGGCTGCAATTGTGTCCCTTGCTGTGAATGGGCCACAGTGCGGGCTTCTTATACCCATTTTTCCCTCCCACCATTTTTTATGTGCTCAAGGGGAGCATAGCATGGCCCTGAGTAATTTTATACAGTAAAGGTGTGACACTTCAGGTCTGGTTAGACTGATCTCTGTTCCCTGGTCAGTGTCACATAATCATGGGTCGTGATTACAAAAAATCCTACTCCAGTCTCATGGCAGGCATAAGTATCCACTGACTAAAGTGCTGTTCACTCTATTGTATGTTCTGCTTGTACCCATGACTTAATTGGCAGGCTGCTGCCCATGGTGGAATACCAATCAGGAAGCATGGCAAACAAAAAATGTGTGGTGGGCACCTCCTGCATAATCATTTTGTGTTATGCAGTGGCACTTCTGGTAGTGTAATGCTTTATTTGAATAAATATCAGTGATCATATTAATAGAATagtattaaaatatttacagGCCATTCCATTCAAATTACAAGGCTACTGAATTGTGCTTACTGACTGAGGCTTTATAAATTTTTGTTGAACTtcatttaggggaaaaaaacccatactaacattttgcttttatccAAAATCTGCAAAGTAGTACAAGTTAGGCTATAATTTGATGCAACCAGTCCATAAAGTACCTTTTATTAATATGTTATACATATCTGCAGTGCTTTGTGAACCTCTGTGATGCTTTTTGCTGGTGAAAAATGAGGGCAGGCAAGAGTCCTATCTTCCTTCCCTCTGCATCTCTTCAAAGCACAGTGGGAGTGGGCACTAGGGAGGCGAAGTTGCTGGGGTACTATGGCAGGGGATCTTCAGAGACCCTGGATCAACCTCCCTCACTTTGTCCATTTCAGCCCCTATTTACTTTGTTCCCTTTCAGCTCCTGTTACTTCTATGTCTCTCTCTGTCAGCTCTGTCGCCTTAGTCTGTTCCTTTGCTCCCTAACCCTTCAGCTGCTATGACACATCCCATCCCCTATTGTCTTTCCTGCTTTTGCTTTGTCTGCCCGTTTCAGTGTGTtagtgggagggaggaaggtatTTGTAGTGATTTTTTTGATTGTACGCTAACTTTATACAATACATAATTTCAAAATGCCTTCCTTTGCCATAAATCTGAAATGcataaaagttgattttaaagtttaactttttatttcagaGAAATGATACAACATATTCTTTTAAGTTATGGAAAGAAATATACTGATGAAGGTAAGTTATGGCAGGGATGCATTTATTAAGAAAGGAGGGTTAAGAATTAACAAATTACGTACTAAAACAACAAAGTGTAAGAGAGTAGGGAGGCCAACCCTGAGCTAAGAAATGTTTAGGCTGATTATCATGAAAACTTTCCTTAACAGTGAGGTCTACTAAACTATGGGATAGGGAAACTAGTGTCATTAGAGAAAAATCATGAATTAGCAGAGAGGTGCCTGAGATAAGCTAGTAGATCTTTCCAATTCATAACCTCTGTGATTGAGTTTAAATGTGTTGCACAGCATTAAAGAACTCTTTTTCTGATGGATTTTATCATCCAGGCATTTGAATTAACTTGTGTAGTAGGGCATAGTGGCTCTTAGAGGCCTATAGGCCCAACATGGGTGTTTCTGATTTCAGCTCATAATGTGGGGTTGGAATGAGTGTTGGGAAAGGCAGAGCTATAGAAGGCACTCTACTTGCATAAGCGGAGACCACGGAAGTGGCAAGACCTGGTGTGGCGCTCTCCATTAAAGGCGTTGGAAATGGCGCTATTGCAGCAGTGACTGTTGGGATATCTCTAGCATGGGAGGGGTTGGTTTGTCTGAGCCCAAGGAAGTGGCCTGGAAGTCTGAGAGGACCTGGATGCAGGAGGAGTTTGGGAAGGGAGAAGGTGAAGCAGGTAAACTTGAAACCCAGGGTTCGCACATATTCTTTTTTTCTTCGGGCTTTGGACTAGGTCTTTCAGAGAGTGGGAGAAAGTGCACCTTACCCTCTTCGCTACCCTGTATCAAGGGAGAAGACCAGGATACCGCCCTTGGGGAAGTGAAAGGACTACTGAACTGTTTAGCTCAGAGAGTGCAAACAACTGTTGATATCAGACTTGCATAAACAAGAGTGAAAgagatggggatgggggtggcaggggaggtAAAAGGACTGTTTCACCTGAGGAGGGTGCAGGTCTGTTGATGTTAGTCCTGATCAACAGGGCTAAAAGCTGTGGCTAGGAGAGGACTAAGGATGTACTTGTTTCTGTTCTGACTCTTGTTTacctgggaagggaggggacttTAGTTTAGCCAGAGCATAAAACAACCAGCCAGAGGGTTAACTTAACCAGCCAGAGGGGAAACTTAGGCACAAATTACCCTGCCAGGAGGGGTAGACTGCAGAGCAGATGGGAAACTTGAGGCACAGAAATGTCCTGATACCAATGCAAGTAAGAACCTGTGAGTgtaatttatttttccctttacaGATGAAGTTTATTTTGAAATGAATGCAGATAAAATATGCACAGCTACAGCACAAATGCTCTTGCAAAATGCAGTTAAATTCAATCTCTCAGAGTTTCAAGAAGTATGGCAACAAAGTGTCCCCGAAGGGCTGACAACAAGGTTGGATCAGCTCAAGGTAAAAACTAAACTAGTGGATTTGGTTTCATGTATTAGCAGGATGTTCTTACTGCTGTATTGTGTAGGACTTGTATATGAATCATGAACAACCGgcttcttattttttatttcaactgTATTTGCCAGCAGCTGAGAGAAGCACTATAGTCCTGCACTAAAGCATTTACAAGGCATTTCCTGAAAAGTGAAACTGCCTAGGACCTCAGCAGTGTAGGAAGGAGCATGACAGTGCTCTCCTAGCTGTCTCCCTGGACCTGATACACATAGCTATAGAAGAAAAATTTCAAATCTACAGTCTATTACTATCAATGTAGACAGAACTAGAAGTCCAACATACTGTAGAACAGCCTTTAATGATTCTAGCATGCTGTAACCAATATAAATGTTGTTGAAGGTGGTAGTGGGATATCAAGTTGTGTATTTTTACATGTTCCCCTCCCTTAAGGGATATGAGAACTACCTCCTTCATGATGGCAGGTATTGTGAAGGTTTCAGTTTTCCTTCTAGTATTGCTGCTACTCAGAGTTTAGGGGTTAAAAATACTGAGATAAATGTCAACAGTAACACAAATTGATATGCCAAGAGACGGGAGGTTTGATCATGTTTTCTGCGTTAAAATTTGTGTCATCCTATTATTGTCCCAATAGGGTTTGGCTCTGTTGGATAGAAACTCAAGACCAGAGACTATCTTCTTGCTAAAAGTAGAAGACTTACCTGAGGATAACCAGGAAAGGTTCAACAGGCTATTTACCGTTCGGGAAAAGTGGACAGAAGCAGACATTACCCCATATATTCAGTAAGTAGTTCACTACTAAGCATAATACTGTTTTAAAGTACAGTAAGTACATAATCACTTGCATAGTACTTGGTTGCATCATGGGCAACTATAGCTGATAAAACCTTAAAGTGCTAGATTTTTTTTGCAAATTCTAAATGAGTAAAATATACTTACAGTATAGTCATTCAGAAGTATTACCTGTACTATGTGAATAGTGAGGGTGAATTCCTGGGGCCCCTTGAACTAAATGGAAGTTTTGTATTGACTTTCACTTCAGTGGGGGTAGAATTTTCCAAAGGATAAAAAGCTAAAAGTTATAAACTGTCTCCTAGTAGACCTTTTCTCCTATTAGTAACACTTTGTGACTCATCCACATGAGCTATCTTGAAATCAAAATCTTAACTGGAAGTTATGTAACTCAACTTTTCACTTGCAGATTATAAGAGTGTGAATTCACAGTGAGTGTTGGACCAAAGTCTGGAGAAGGGACAGCCAGACTAGTGGAAGATTAAGGGATTAGAAGAGCTTAGTCAGGAAATAATTAAAAGGAGGCAAAATTGAAAGGAGATTAGCAGTAAATATTTGACTTTAGAGAAAAGGCTAAAAAACTTCAACTTTCCTTTATACATCATATCTCCCaaattagttttctttttaaagtcagTAAAATCAAACTTAATTCCAGAACTACACTCCAGTCTTACTTCTCATGTTTCATCCTTTCCCTTAGTCCTTTGGATTGTTCAAAATTGACATAACATTCACATGATCCAATCAAGCTCTGGGCCTTGTTGGGCTAAGCAATGTACAAGCAGACACACTTGGTCTGACATGGTCCTTGCCTCAGAgctttgagccaaattctgctgtttaGAGTAAAATCTGAAGTGACTCCATTGACTCAGGCTTGGTCTGAACTTATCGGTATAGCGATGTccatcggggtgtgaaaaaaaaccctacactCCCGACCAACATAGCTACGCCAACAAAATTCCCAGTATAGATGCAGCTCTGTCAATGGAAGAATGTTTTTGTTGATGTAGCTAACATGATTCAGGAAGGTGGTAGCTACACTGACAGAAAACCCCGATGTTGTCTAAGTCTATACTAGGGGGCTATGCTGATACAGCTATGACAGCATAGGCTCTGTTGTGTAAACAGCTATACTGGTGTGTAAACAGCTATACTGGTGTAATGGAGAACAGAATTAGGCTTTTGCCTTTTAGATTGTAAGATATTCAAGTTAGGAACcatttttgtgttttgtaaaGCATGTAATATGCTTTTGGGAGTTACATAAATGCAGCAAGCTATGCCAAGTTATGAATTTTAGATGATTGAAAGCATTTTGGGAGAAGCACACCAATAGCTTATTAAGCAACACTCTAGTCAGGCTGATTGCTACGTTAGGAAAATCGGTTACTGAAACAGTTTGTACTCAatcctgaaatactgtgtcctaataacctttttttaaagttactgaaGAGTGTTTTCACCActactttctttttctcttcagagacttaTGTGCAGAGAAGCAAACAGTAGGTGCACTTCTGACCAAATATGCTCGTTCTTCCATGCAGAATGGCATCAAAGTTTATAACTCTAGAAGACCCATCTCATAACAAGAAATGACCTTATTTAAGAATCAAGAATACATCAAGGAATAACAACTGATGGTGTTCATACCAGAATTATTTAATTATGTAGCAATATCAACTAATTTGAAATGTCACGGTTGTGAAAGACCggtcagcttaaaaaaaaaaaaaaaaaaaaagtgtagtatTGTATGCCAAAGACGGTGGAATTCTTGATTTATTTTAGATCTTTGTGGAAATAATTGCTCTACCAAAATCTAAAAACACACGTTGCTGGAATCTAGTTTCCACCACTTAACCAGAAAGACCTACAAATTTGTTTGTATTGAACTGAAATTTGTAGTTTGTCTTAAAATTCTAGAAGCAAAGTAAACTCAGTATTTTTACTTTCCCTTTGTGCAAAAATATTTGCACATACTCTTTTTAAATAAGTCTGTTGATAGGTTAGTAAAGTCCAATAGAaaattattacagagaaaacTTATTTCTTCTACACAGCAGTCATTTTCCCCCCATTTATCTTATAAAAGAAGTCTACTTCCGGTGACAGTACTGAATATAGTATTTCAAAAGCAAAGTGGAATACTTGGTTTGTTTGCTATAAAAACTGAACTGTCAGAGCATCATAGTTACCAACAAGCAATATTAGTGTTTTGAGCTATGTGTGTAAAATGAGAAGTTTGGCCTTATCAGTGAATTACTCATTTCCACTGTGGACTACAGGTCAGGCAAAAGTGGTCCTTCTGGTTCATGTCTTTGAATGTGGATAACATGAAACAGAATTATGAGGCACTTAAATTGTCAAGAACCCAGAACATTAATACTATTGGCAAAAATTGCCTTAAGTTACATGATACTAACAGGTCTGTAAAATCCAGGCTAAGAGGATGCCTCAAATTACTCAGACATGGTATAGACTCAGCAACATTTTCTGTAACCTGCTCTTCACCACTGGAATATTGTCAATATAAAGTTAATATACCAGaaggcttatttttaaaagtgataaaTTAAACTGTTTGTAGTATTGTAGTGCATacctaaaatatatataaaccCTAGAAAAAAGTTTATGCAACACTTCTAcccaaatgtaaatatttttgaaatgtagAGCTGTGAAGCATTTACTCTTTGTAATATTGCCAAGTTAAATGTTGTGAAGGCTTTTTAAAACTGGATTTCCATTTGTTCTTAGTAACCCTGTGCAATCCAGGTTGCTATTTGACAGCTTTGCAAATCTGTGTTAAAGGGAAATATTATTGTAATACTTTAGGTAGCTTGTTATTTAAGATTTGAATGCACCTAAAGCATTCATATATAACCATCATGTGGTCTTCCACACATATAATGTGCCAATGAGTgggaaaggaggggaagagagaggaacaaATGTGCTATAAAATAACCTGGTCTAACCTTAAAATAGGGTATACTTATCCTTAGAATTCTAATGTAAGAGCTGAATAAACTCCAGCACCACCTCCCCTCTGCAGTCAGATagcttctctgtgtgtgttttttttaattgaaggatAGTCTTTCCATTTTGCTAGAATATCCCCAACATAATATGGATGCCAAAAGGCCTTAGTGAACAATAAATCTCAAACTCTCCACAGACTGGGtcttcagggcagaatttgggggTTCTGTTCCAGGAACTATATACCCTAACTGTTAAGATAGTGAAGCaggagtgtggggttttttttgttttttcttcccaatAAAGGGCTGAAGTgagcagtgtggggcccaggAGTCCAAACTTTTGTTCTTTCCTCACAGCAGCTCCATTCTCCCACACA
Coding sequences within:
- the DSCC1 gene encoding sister chromatid cohesion protein DCC1 isoform X3, whose amino-acid sequence is MSFTPSIERLMHQSKEMITQEQALPSTGLSILLCLSRIAGFSNNYWELRKCRPKLKKLKKLLMENPYEGPDSEREKALTDSKYTMEDLLDRIQASEEEILHQLQVINACKIEGYWRVLEFDYEMKLLNHVTQLIDSESWSFSKVPLSICLQELGSLEPKEMIQHILLSYGKKYTDEDEVYFEMNADKICTATAQMLLQNAVKFNLSEFQEVWQQSVPEGLTTRLDQLKGLALLDRNSRPETIFLLKVEDLPEDNQERFNRLFTVREKWTEADITPYIQDLCAEKQTVGALLTKYARSSMQNGIKVYNSRRPIS
- the DSCC1 gene encoding sister chromatid cohesion protein DCC1 isoform X1 codes for the protein MRSREEVEATLHIAKLKPAELLPPVHCLSFSPRASAGECCLLQLEPGLCAELEAGRSLVIRGDKDEQAVLCSKDKTYDMKIADTSNMLLFIPGCKTPEQLLVDQASCNVIHTQIAGFSNNYWELRKCRPKLKKLKKLLMENPYEGPDSEREKALTDSKYTMEDLLDRIQASEEEILHQLQVINACKIEGYWRVLEFDYEMKLLNHVTQLIDSESWSFSKVPLSICLQELGSLEPKEMIQHILLSYGKKYTDEDEVYFEMNADKICTATAQMLLQNAVKFNLSEFQEVWQQSVPEGLTTRLDQLKGLALLDRNSRPETIFLLKVEDLPEDNQERFNRLFTVREKWTEADITPYIQDLCAEKQTVGALLTKYARSSMQNGIKVYNSRRPIS
- the DSCC1 gene encoding sister chromatid cohesion protein DCC1 isoform X2 translates to MRSREEVEATLHIAKLKPAELLPPVHCLSFSPRASAGECCLLQLEPGLCAELEAGRSLVIRGDKDEQAVLCSKDKTYDMKIADTSNMLLFIPGCKTPEQLLVDQASCNVIHTQIAGFSNNYWELRKCRPKLKKLKKLLMENPYEGPDSEREKALTDSKYTMEDLLDRIQASEEEILHQLQVINACKIEGICPYSKVPLSICLQELGSLEPKEMIQHILLSYGKKYTDEDEVYFEMNADKICTATAQMLLQNAVKFNLSEFQEVWQQSVPEGLTTRLDQLKGLALLDRNSRPETIFLLKVEDLPEDNQERFNRLFTVREKWTEADITPYIQDLCAEKQTVGALLTKYARSSMQNGIKVYNSRRPIS